One Aegilops tauschii subsp. strangulata cultivar AL8/78 chromosome 7, Aet v6.0, whole genome shotgun sequence genomic window carries:
- the LOC120969657 gene encoding uncharacterized protein: MAMEKIILLLAVLVPIRMAAARTDCPNVSLLGAVAACQKACGTKLMYNLCIRMMRQGHADMSPSHKERATAYAILAAHSAANSFDDTKLAASNQLSHNSSLSGQQRDAYEGCMNDYAPADSSIDRIADETLPSCRFTGLADEYTRVITSVEKCRDRLLTPTLVKTPLYPMVVADRNKAVLANMLGKLLGI; the protein is encoded by the coding sequence ATGGCTATGGAGAAGATCATTCTCCTCCTCGCCGTCCTAGTACCCATTCGCATGGCAGCTGCTCGGACGGATTGCCCCAACGTGTCGTTACTGGGCGCGGTGGCCGCCTGCCAGAAGGCGTGCGGCACGAAGCTCATGTACAACCTCTGCATCCGCATGATGCGCCAAGGCCATGCCGACATGTCCCCGTCGCACAAGGAGAGGGCCACCGCATACGCGATCCTGGCGGCGCACTCCGCTGCGAATTCCTTCGACGACACGAAACTCGCCGCGAGCAACCAGCTTAGCCATAACTCCTCGCTCTCCGGCCAGCAGAGGGACGCCTACGAGGGGTGCATGAACGACTACGCACCAGCGGACAGCTCCATCGACCGCATCGCCGACGAGACGCTCCCCAGCTGCCGCTTCACGGGCCTCGCCGACGAGTACACGCGTGTGATAACTAGTGTGGAGAAGTGTAGGGACCGGTTGTTGACGCCGACTCTGGTGAAAACGCCGCTGTACCCCATGGTGGTGGCCGACCGGAACAAAGCAGTGCTAGCGAACATGCTTGGTAAACTGTTAGGCATATGA